Part of the Musa acuminata AAA Group cultivar baxijiao chromosome BXJ3-10, Cavendish_Baxijiao_AAA, whole genome shotgun sequence genome, ACCCAGCAACTTCCCTGATTAAGTTTCTGACAAAATGGACCCTCTTGCTGGTTTTCTGGTAAAGATGATAGTACATCATTTCAGACATGAAAACACAGTACCATTTGATCCAAGCCATCACAATGAGTTGATATAGTTCAACTTGTCACCTAAGACTCTTACTAAATAAGAAATTCCAGCAAGCATGTAGTTGTTCCAATTACAGGATACAAGAAAAAATTTGAGCACCCACAGAGAAAGACATAGTTTAATACGAGAAAATAAGGTGGATGAGATATTCAAAAACTCCAAGCCAATCATTTAATGATGAGTCGTATGATTTAACATTGACATTTGGGAAGAACATTTGCCAGGATAATAGTTCTGGTGATCTCACGTAGCAATGATTTTTAATTTCCGAACATGGACAATGTTGATACTCGTTTAAACCAAGCTGCCACAAGGAACACACTTGTAAACAGCAGCGCTTGGCAAATGCAACAAAGGATATTGTTATAGTTGAGCTACTAATGCAGATTGTACATAGTTGTATGAGCTACCAAATCAAGTTCGAGTTGGATATAAATGTTACGACAAAAAAGTCATTTTCCCtaccaaaaagagaacaaaattatCTTAGAAGCCATGGTCTAAGACTCTCAGGTAACTATCCTTTTAAAAGTTAATCATGATGGAACTTGATTAAGACTAAACCTAAAAAGGAAGTGCTCCCAGACTATGTGGCTCCGTCCCCATATTCTTTCATCCTAGATGAACAACTACAGAGTACAGACAAGCAATTATTGAATCTGCATTGATGAAGCTATTTCCAAATCAACTGCAAAGAAACCATAGAAGCTCTCCTATATCCATGAATGTAAATATGCAGCAAGCAAACATCTGCCAATAAATCTAATCCCAACATATTAACCTGGTTCAATTATTCATATCAAAACTTAATGTAGATTATGAAGCAATAAATAAATGGGCACAATATCAGATTTAGCCAAGGGAAACAAATGGCCATTCCTTGCATGCTTCTTAAAATACAACTAAATCCTAAACATTATGCCAATCAACAAGATACTTGTCACAACTTGCATTACAGATTTACTTCCCACAAAGAAATGTGAGCAAGGTTACAAGGTAGACATTCATTGGCAAACTAAAAGGACTTGCCGATCTCATTCAACTGAAGAAAGATCTAAAAAATTCTTGGGCATACTAAATCTGGCAAAAGAAACATCCATGTTAAAGGAAGCATTGCTTGCAAATGATTTTTCTGTCGAATTAAGTATCTCCTATGTATTTCCCATCAACTTAAAATGGCTTGAAACAAATTGATTTAATGATTTATCCGCATTTATTAAAAGAATGAACCTCACTGAGAAGAAATCACTTTATTTCATAGCAAACCATCATTAGATGGATTCTCACCAGAGAAAGGTAATGTAAACTCGATAGGTAACTCAGACATGAGGTTCATGAACAACATAAAATTTCACATTATGGCTTGGGCTAATTCTGAAATGGCCATGTGAACACACAACTCGCGATTTAAGCCACTATATTGATTCTAAACTTTGATTCTGAAGTCTAACAATGTGCTCATTTAAACATAAGAGCATGGTATGTCTTTGATATGCACATTTATTACGTGGTATAATACATGACGGCAAATTCATCAAGATTTTATTTTGGGAAtcggtattaaaaaaaaaaggactgaAAGCATTATACTATGAGGACGAATAGCGGAAAAAAGAGGTATGCAGATGCTTACCCCTTTCCGGCTGGAAGGGCGAGGGGGCAACTCCCGCTTGGTGACAATATGCCCCTTGTTCAGCCCGACAAAGAGACCCGTCTTCGGCTGTGGAGGTGCCATCGCTTCCTCCTGTGCTCACAAACAGCCTTCATCACAGAAAAGCAAGAATGAGACTCAATCAACGTTTCCCCGACACATCCCAGACAAACTATAAACACTTAACGTATCAAACCATGGCTACAAAAATCAACGCTCCCCTCAAATATTATTCAACGAGATTCAATATTTAAGCTCGCGAAAGTTAAATTGCATGAAAAGAGACGAGATCTTTGAACCGCAAATGCTCGCTTTCGTGATCTGAGAACAGATCATCACCAAGAGAGCAAGAGCAACCAGTACACAACCCAGAATGAAGAGAATGAACCATTCAAAAAGGAAGGAGAACGAGATGATTCTTACTCTAGCGCGCGTCGGAAACTTGGAGGTCGGCGAAGAACCCGAATGGCGGAACCTGGAAACCCTGCTAAAAGAGCGCCGAAGGATGCACAGTGAAGTGACTGAAATGGTGCACCAGAAGAATATATTAACGGAAGTGCCATTCATTCGATCGTAACCGTCCAGTTTCCTGGTTAATAGTTGGACGGTTCCGATCACCTTTATATTTCCACGTCCGGTCTAAGTTTATTAGGAATGTCGAACTTCtcgaaaaatattaatattactaCTCCTGAAATAAACAAATATTTAATTTAGCTTTTGAAAGAGAAGATGATGATTAATATTTAGATTCTCTCATGCGAAGACTAGTCATAAAATTGGGTTACTTGTTACGTTAATTACCTTTAATTAGTGGTGAGTGAAGAATACTTCGAAGCCAATATTAGACAATTTATGCAATTATAATTTGATTTATCTAATTATCTTTTGACCAAgtttaacttaattttttatgattaaatCAATTTTTTAATGAATCCGATCAAACCGATTTACCTACATTTaactatttaatttaatttaattaagtcATGTATTACCCTTTTATTCTCTCAAATTATTTGTCTCCACCTTTACTCCTCCTTGCGCACCACCTTCTAATCCTCCTCTCACTCGACCTtcgtctcttctcttcttcctattGATTTCTCCTTCTCATCCTCCATATCCCTCTCTCCCCTTGATTTCCTCCTCTCACTCTACCTCCATTGTCATCTCTTCGATCGACTCCATTGtgtcttctccctctccctctcccattTGACTTTCTCCtccttatttattatttttttatactttttttttttcattgactccctctccctctctttcaTCCACtacctctttcttatttttcttctacTATTATTCGCTATTCCGTTCATTTTCTCATCCTTCTCCTCTTTTACCTCACAATTTACCTATAAAATCTATTATACTCGAGTTATACTCattcatataatatattaaaaaaaaaattatataaaatattttacatttatcataaaactaaaaaactagagttatcataaaatatattaacttttatataaaattattttaaattaataaaaaaattgagtTACATTTGGATTGTACTCATtcacataatatattaaaaaacatattagtttctatataaaattattataaattcatCAGAAAACTTAAATTATCCTcagaatatattttatttttatataaaattatcctaaataaTTCAAAAACATTATACTCAAGTTATACTTATTTAcataatatgtaaaaaaaattaattttatataaaattatcttaaatttaaCATGCGCGCGACCCGTAGCGCCAGCAAGGCCGGTGGGATTCGGCTGCTCGATGGCCTGACCAACGAGCAGCTCAAGAAACGGAAGGCCACTCCAGCGAAGAGGCACTCCAGTGATCGTCGGAAGGGGAAGGACAATGCCACCGACTATAACCAGGAAAAGGATAAGCCCTCGGCCGGCGGCGCCGCTTCTGTCGGTCCCTACACCATCTTCGTCGAGGCGAGGTCAGTGGCTATCGTTTCTTCTAAGGAAGTTTCGCTTGTTTCCTATGCTGAATCAGATAAACCGATCAAAGATTCATGAAATGGTGCCGTCTTCTTGTTTCTTTCCGTTCTAAAAGGTGGTTGATTTGATTTCTTGAACCTTGTTAAGATGCTTCTTTTCTGGCAAGAACTACGATCTTTAATGCATCTAAagagaactcttttttttttccccttggtTTTCTTAACTTTTATTCGCAATTTTGTTCTCGTTTAGCTTCTTTTTTCAGTTTTCTTAACAAAAGGAAAGAACTTTGGTTTTGAATTGGGATTTTTGGTGGGAGTCTATCTCTGCTCTAAGTTTCCTGTAAGAAAAAATATATGGTAATATTGATATATGGAGCAGAATATGCTATAGTGGACATGTTACAAGTAAGGCCGAAATAATTCAGATATTTATAGTCTAAGCTATCAAAACTGACTTATACTTCACTGTATAGGAATGATCTGTTTCGGTGCTTCATTGCAGACTCCATTTCTGTAAATTTTATTATCCTGTTTGCTTAGTTGTTCATTATGATGTGCTCTGAACTGCATTATTCTCAAAATCCATCTTGATGCTCACATTTGGTAGTCACATAGACGTCTCCTCTTTTCCCTGCTGATTACTTCCTTTTCACCAAAGCAATCTATGTGTGCCACCGTAGATGTTGGTCATTTTAACATGTACTAACAGTCACAGGATCCTGAGTTTATCCCAGATACCTGATTAGTTCAAGTTCCACATGTTTGGTAGAAACAGTCATGCAAATTTATGCAGAGAAAAATACTTTATTGTGCAAAAGAACCAGTGATGGATTGTTCTTTGGTACATTTGTTTTGTTATTACTGAAAGAACAAGCTTTTATGACTGTAATCGTGACACACCCAACCCAACGGAAAGTCGGGAATGGTATAACGTCATAATCCTATAGGTTTCCCATAAGAACACAAAGGCCAGAATCAGAACAAAATAATCTCTAcagtataactattgcataattaAGTTCATAATTAATCAATGCTTAGGATATTAGTAACATAACTCAATCCATAATCATTCCACCCATAGGACATTCAATAGATTCAAAGACTCTTTAAATTTCAAAGTATTCCAATCCAAATAACATATCTACAAAATAATCTCAATGTACAATAATCTCAATAAATTAATTACATAATTTATCAGTAATCGATCCATCACGCTTCTATTGTGCAACTATAAAAAATCAAGAGAGAATCATATGAGCAAATCACAGCCCAATAAGCAAACTTAtcataaataaacataaaaaaaacacATGAATTCTTTATGCATTTAACAcatgtttttgaaatatgcatGGATATCAAATACTTTTTTCATTTTACAtgcatttcaaaatcatgacttgTTATCATAAATTGTTTGAAGATTTTTCAGAACAAAATGCATGCATTTCAAATTATGAAAGGAAGATACATTTACATGTATTTTCATAATGAAAGCATAAGTATAGTTAATGTCACATATCACAGCATAAAACTTTGTAGTGCGaaaactatcattcatataaataGAACTAAaggttcataaacatgaatacatTTAAGGTGTACATGTCTGAACAAAAGTCGCATTAGTATCAATAGCTGTGACGAAGTTATGTTTAACCCTTATGGTATAAATAACACATCTGTCTGTGTTAGGGTCTAGAAGAAACTAGTTTCTGAAACATATTCCGTTGTATAACCCTCACTGGTGGACCACATTTGTTTGGTTATTGCTGGAAAAGCAAACTTTTATAACTGTAATTCAACATGCTGAGCTGAGACCTTGACAATCGAGTATCAATTGAATGTATCAGCAAGTATGTTTTGGTTGCTTGAAAGTTAGCTCTCTAGTGCATTGTTTGGACAAAAGTTTATCGAGTCCTGAGAAGCGGTAGATAGAGGATCTTAGTGGAAACTATATGGTGGTGATTAAATTAGCTTTAGAAGTAGCAGACTGAAAAAAGATTTGGTTTTCttaaactctactagtgcctttagtGTATCCCACCCCAGTGGTCAGAAGCCTTTAACCTCAAATCCCATATGTAGATGCTACTTTTTTGACCACTTATGATTAACCACTACAGGTATAATCCGTTTCAAGATCTTCTTTGAATAATTCTTGTGGTTAATTATAAGGTGCTGTTTGGACACAGTCATGCAGCGCATTCCAATGATTGTTCTCACGTAACTGAATGTATTGGCATTCTGTTCAGATGTAAACTTGTTGAGTGATGGACAATGTGAAGCATGATCAGTGTCTTCCCGCATTATTGTAATGCTGAATGAAATGAGTACCTTTTTTAGGCACAATTAGAGAAACATATTATCATGATATGTTAAGTATGGTTAATCTTTATGTTTCATACAGTCATTCCTTATTAAGCCTCTCATGTTCTTCATGCAGCAACCTAGATGGCAAGTTCCTGAAAGCAGCCAAAAATGTCACATCTGCTTTGAACTCAGCTTTTCCTTCAATATCTACAAAGGTGGCGGTTGAGGTacgtttttcactttatatttactACCTATATTAGTTCTTCATAGCATTAGTCTATTATGTGTGAATTTAGTGATGGGAATGAACATAAAAATTTGTGTTATCACTTGTGATATGCTGTGAGAGGAAACAAGAAATcatcataaagtaaatattttcatGACATAAGCTAAGGCACCTAAAATTGTTAATATGATGTTTCTGATAAACTATTATGTAAATTAATGAACTACTTGTGGGCTTCTTCTGATTATGTCTGTTGATAGTTAAAACAATAACACTGAAAAGTTTTTCCAAACAGGCAAACCCATCAAAAGCCTCAATATGTGCGAGTTCGTGTTTGTATAGACAAGTCGAAGAGAGGTAGCAAAATTAGAAGACTTGAACAAGGAGTGGTAGAGGATggtaaaatataaaaagaaagagaaaaaaaggaacgATTAATCTGGTCATTGAGAACTTTTCCATTGGATCTCTTAATAGAAGGAAACTTCTTATGCACCATCTTTTACCTATGCCTTTGTCGATGATTAATACCTATTGCTACCTGTACCTTTGAATTGATAACATTGATTATTTCAGTTAGCTATCGTTTCAAGTattatctttttatatattttcagcCAAGAAAGGGATGCTTCAAGGTTCACGATGAAGAGGGTGAAAATTTTCTCCAATATCTGGTAATCCTTCTATGCAAACTCTAAAAAACTATTGATTTGTGCATTAAATGTCTGCTGCACAAATGAAAGAATGGAGTTGTGCAGCCTAAATTTAGCTCTTGGTATCATGTCATGCAGGATTTAGAAGAACCATATTCTGAATTGGAGTCCATCGACATACCCAAAGCCGTCAAGGATGTTGGCAGGAAGATTGGTTGATCAAGAGGCAGAGATATTAACGTAGCTGCGCCAAGATTCCTCTTTTGACTGCTAATTTTGCTAGCCTTTCAGTGGTTAGGAAGCATAGGACGCGAGAATACTTTTCTTTACTGGATCTCCTCGAAATGGCTTAGCCTTGTTCTTGTGGCAGGCTCTGGACCATGTTCATCTTTCCACCATATTTCTTCTTAGCGAAAAAAGAACCTCTAACGTTAACAAATAGCTGTTTACTGTGTCGGTGAATTCTGATGAAAAGTTAACGATAGAAGATGTGCCTTATTCATTGGACACTTTTGTGGTACAGCATATGAAGCCACTGTGATTTCTTCTTAATTTGCCGCGTTCTTGCATGCTATCATAATTTGATGTTCCAAAGTGAGAGATTGGGGGAGGAAGTGAGATGGATTTACGTGAACTATGATGTGTTTATCCGGCAATAATAAGTgcattctcctcttctttttgttgttttgAGGGTGAATCGTCTCAGCAGATACCATCAAAACACAAAGATGGAAATCGTAGTAATAAAAGATCATTACGATACTCAATGTCACTT contains:
- the LOC135651411 gene encoding uncharacterized protein LOC135651411, which codes for MRATRSASKAGGIRLLDGLTNEQLKKRKATPAKRHSSDRRKGKDNATDYNQEKDKPSAGGAASVGPYTIFVEASNLDGKFLKAAKNVTSALNSAFPSISTKVAVEPRKGCFKVHDEEGENFLQYLDLEEPYSELESIDIPKAVKDVGRKIG